The genomic interval AGACAAAACTGGGCATAAAAAATCCCATACATCCAAAGTTTCTAAAAGAAAAGTGCTATTGTTTTCACCTATCATAATTTTCAGTCTGAAACTTCAGGCCAAAACAATGAAAGTCTGAAACTCAGtagaaaaaactaaaatagaATGCATGACTAAAGCAGACAAACAGACCTGGAAGATTTGGCTTGAGATCAACAGTCAACTGAACTGCAGTAAGTGAATTGTCTTTGTCCCTTGTACCCAACACAGCTCTGGAGTCCCCAACATTTCCAATGACAAGATATGGACCCTACACAAGGAACCaacaaaattatgattaaGGAATACTGTGAAACATGTCATAATATAGTTCTTCAAATAAAGCTTCTAAAAGTTACAAGTGAATACCTGCTTGACCAAAGTTACAGCGGTTGTCCCACTGCAGAAGCAATCAATATTGGCATGCATTCTAAGTTCCCTGTCCATCACTTTGAAAGCCTTCAAAAAAGACTCTTTAAGCGCCTGAAAGATCTCGGGGTGCTTTTCTGTTTCCTCAAGATCTACAGAGGCCCTAGATTCCTCATCAGCTGATACAAAAGTAGTATCTTCAGAGTTCATGCTTCCAGCAGTATTCAAACTGATCTCTCTGAGAACATCCTCACTGGATATACTAACTTCCCAGTGAGCACACAGTTTTAAGGGAAGATGGTCCCGCACtctctttgctaccatatgaCCATAGGGACCATGGCCGTCAAAAACACCACAGAAAACTGTATCTGTTCTTGAACCAAAATTCTGGAAAACAACGGCCATACATAGTAAGAAAAGGAACATGATAATGCAGAAGAACAATATTAATAACATAACTAACAAATACAAGGAGAAATTGGTAATTCACATAACAGAACCATTACCATAGCCCCTTATCCATCATATTCAAATACGAGGATATATGTTCTAGGGATAAAAAAGTCAATGTCTTGGCCTTCTTCACTAAGAAATGGTCGAGCATATAAAGAGTTAGAAACCTTCTTCTATTATTCAGTCTACACAAGTTACCATCATCACTGTATATATCCTCCTCtaaaaaacaacaacaacaatgtTTGTTCCCATTAAGTAGGGTCAGCTAGATGGATTATATTGTGCCACAATACTCTATTTTTTACCATATTGTCAATACACTTAGCAAAATTGATGCCCATACCCCTTTCAGGTCTTCCTCTACCTCTCTTGACATGAGAATCTACCATATATTCTACTCcatcaagaaaataaagataCATGTCTTAAAATAATCAATTCCAAGGTGTGCCAAATCTATGGTCCCTCAAACACAGACTCATGTAGCAAATGTAAAATAGAAACAAATGATGAGTTTAAATTTACCACCATGGAAGTATCATTCATGTAGCAACTAATGATTGGATAAAATCCTGAAAGAAAGTGGAGAAGTTGCAgccaattaatataaaaattctgCTTTTCCTCCAAATAGATAGCAGAATGTCCTTTATATGAAGATACGTACACAAGGAAAGCAAAAGGtcataaacaaataaaagaagtGTAATACAAAATTCAATGTTTGCAGAAAAGGAACTATCACTTAAACATTACAGACATGCAAAGATATTATCAAATAATACAACAGCATGGGCTAGCTTGCAACTAGAAAAAAGGGTAAGTTCCTTCATCCAAGAAATATTATATTCCTATTATAAGACAAATTGCTTGTTTTCAGAGCTATTCAAGAAAACATCACACATAAAGCCAAATATATTAAACGGCCATTGTTtgaaaagtttgataaaaaCAGAATTCCCATGAACAAAAGTAAACTAATATgtgaatataaataaaaaaagctaACCTCCCAAACAATCATGGCGTCCTGGTTGGTTCCTTTCTTGCCTTGTTGAGTAAAGAGTGAAGCAACATCACTGGACCCATTCAAGAATAACCTCCCTGGAATCCTATGCAATGGTTCTTCCTTCCGGTAGTCAAAGGAAGAATTCCGCGACCCTAATCTCTTCCTTGAACCCCTCCTTCTCATATTCGGCAGATGAGGGGACGAAGGCGAACCAGGGAGAGGGCTCCTGCTTTCTGCAGATAAGCAGGACCCCATTCTGAGGGCCCTGATAATGCTTAATATGCACTCCAGACCAGCCAGACAATCACAACCCCTATTTTCAGTAGACGGATCCGTCAGAACTTCTTTGTTAAATCCTTAAAGAAACCCTTTCAACCTTTCCAGCTAATGTGCCGATTAATCCACCAAATAACCTTCAATTTTACAATCCTATACACTAAATCTCAAAAATCCCTTCTGAATTCAGAGCCAAATATCCAATCACTAATAGATAATACCTTGAGTTGTTCTTCAATATCTTAAAATTACAACCTTCAAGGAACCCGTTTAAATCACAGCCACAAAAAAATTCCTCTGAGTCTCCCTCAAATCACTTGAATAATGAccttaaattaaaattccCAGACACCCTTATCCGCTTTCAATCTAATGATCAGATCAATCCACAAATTCAAGCTCATAAACTGcttccaataaaaaaaatcgcTGAATCAACCAACAAAGCCAAAAAAGAAGCGGATCAAATTTATTTCTAAAGCTTTCTAATTTACAAAAGATGAAAAGTAATCTTTTTGATTGATacaaataaatgataaaagatTAACTCCTGTTTTTTTAATCAGAaagcaaataataaaaaagctGAAAAGGAATATGTATCAAAAAAGGAGATCAATGGATGCAAATctatgcaaaagaaaaaaagagaaaaatttcgAATCTTTAGTTCAACACTCAATAACTCCACCTAAAAGCAGCACCCTTTTTAATAAACAAGGACTAAAAATTgccataaaaaatttaaacgaATTGAGAGTCCCATAATTCTCACCAGAAACGACCCAAAAGAGCAAAATTTTTCAGCAGATCAACAGAAAAGCTGATCAAAGACCAGGATCAAGATCAGCAAAAACAGggccaaaaattaaaaactaatgaaTGTGAAAAAGGAAACAACATAGGAAGGGCAGTTCCAGGGCGAGCAAAGGGGTAGTGAAAATGGGTAGAGAGAGGATTGAAGGGAGAGTGAAGGAAGGAGGAGAGATTCTATAGAGGGAAAGTGAAGAGCTTTCAGAGAGAGAAACATGAACATTGCGCAGAAAAGAAAGAGCAGGTGCAAATCAGCGAGAAATAACCGCAACCACCAACAACAAACTCTCCCtctttacaaaaataaaataaaataaaatatttgttataTTTATCGAAGAGATGAAAAGGATAGagtgattatatatatatatatatatatatatatatatatagagctANGAAAAGGATAGagtgattatatatatatatatatatatatatatatatatatacacacacatatatacacAGAGAGGAGAAAAGGGTCACTTTCCAATAATGTGACTTTTCTTTGGGGGAAACAGCTCGTACTTATAACAAATATTTGGagataattaatattatatcttaaataatataaaaattagagGGTCACacctaaaattaatatttcaatgaaaaatataatttaaaaaatattttctattttgaaaaagtgattattatttttacacattttaaaaatagtaaaatgGTCATTCTAAAATTTGAAACCAAAATGAATAGTAAATAAATGCACCAaaacatttttgtttttgtttgtttaacAATTGAATATGGCACGAGAGAGAAGAAATTCCACCTATGAAGTTTGAACTTGACTTATATTGAAGAgacaataattttaagatTAAACTTGGGTTCTTAAAATTCTATTTGCATGTAACTCaccaataaaatttatatggaGTTTGATTAATgcatcaattattttttttgcaagTTATAGTAGTTGACTATTAATCTCactttaatttcttaaattattccATAATTATGCTTAGCATATGTCACTTTATTTGGACATATAAAGATtggaatattaatattaatattaatagcAAAGTAAACAGATTCGAAGTTAATATTAAGAGcaataaatttgttaaattattcaaaaagtGTGAACTCATTTACATTGATATTACAATGTTAGGTTTAAGAACATAATATAGTAATTTGTTGCATGTATAGTAGATTTGATAATTTGTATAATGGTATTGTGTaaatatatgatattaatAGTTACATaagtaaatataaacataatataattagttattatatcaaaattttaaatataaactctgtataaaattttatttattttataataccAGGAATAGAGAATTATTTGAGACAAAAAGATGGGGCTGTGGATATGCATAAGAACTAAAAAATAGATTAATTGACTTTTTTGAGACCtcatttgagattttgagccATGGGAGAGGAAACATTTTTGGaggaaaagattttttttttaggtgaaaggaaataaaatattgatatttttatttttattgtaccAGATCTTTctgtattttatttattttaatagaCAAAAAGGGCGAGGACAGATTTATTTGAGGGCAAGTTGAAAATTTGCGGATGCTTGACTATTCGTATCTGGTCCCTGCTGGCTTTTGCTTTCCTTCTCCCCCGCCCACaaacttctatttttttttttttcggttGTCCCTTTCCGtgtctcttttctcttccGGTCTACCTGGCAAATTTGCACTCATACCCCTTCCTTTAGGCGTATTTCACTTATACCCCTAGGCACCAACCACTCGTCAACCGTAAATCCTAACGTCTTTTTATTCTTGAATTAAAGTCTTCCttaaaaaatagtaattaaataaaaataaaaagtaaaaatggaTAAATCCATAAAGTACAATATTGGGTATGGAagttaataatatataaagaattaattaaaaatcacaTCTATAATCAAAACACAAGTGTGAAAAATTgatcataatttataattaaaatatttatttaaataaagtaTTAAAACTTgctgaaattatttaaaattttgcatAATTGATCTATTAAAAAAGTTCTATGAATCTAGActtgatttttcaatttaattttgatttaatcgTTATTAAAAAGGAACATCAATGATTTTTGTAGAAcataatttaccaaaattatAATCAGAGTTGGCTGATAACCTCAAaagtttaaaacaaaatattgaaatgaggtttttttattggaattaaaaaaaattaagttttgaataactaaattcatattttttattagacatatttaaatatttattataagtataaaaaatatttaactattataattattttatatttttaaataggtaatataaaatcaatgatcaaaatttttaattcaaataaattaattatcacaTAAAACAAAGATAATACaacaacaaaatataaattctcaattaaagtaaaaaagtcTATATAGATTAGAAGAATAATACTTAATTGTTGAATGCCTATTGCAAATTGTAAATGAGACTTatagcttttcaaaaaaaaattgtaaatgagatttatgattttatgaagataataacATAACGAACTTTTGCacattttttagaaaaaaattgaacttataaaaaaaagtaaacgaaggaagaagaattcaaaaataaatattaaaaaattttaaaaatagataattagttttatatataagaaataaaatagttgctagaaatcattaaatatatcttACCATTAGTTGATTGGataaaaatagttaattagttttatatataaaaatagttGTTGAAGATTATTAAATACGTATTACCTTTAGTTGAAATTGGTNTTTgagatttattaaattaaaagtgataaaataattaagatttattatacatataattagagaagtgagagaatatattattttattaattattttttatttttatatatttttaataaaaaataagatatttaGTTTAAAATCAATAGGGATGTGGaagttagaaaaaataaatatttattagacgtaaaaaataattaggtatttattaattattttaatttttatatatttttaatataattaattatataattatattataaaattatagagCTTCCTTAAATTTGGGACGACCTTGCTTGGGTGGCCTTACCCAGGGCCTActaacataatatatatatatatataaaagatagAAGAAACGTCACCTTCCATTTTACATGTATAAAAATGGTTGAGATTGGAATTTACATAAACCTATGAGGACCTAAGTGCAATTTAGCCAAAGATAATATGTTTTGCCAATACTCGTGTGTAAATATATGCATCTGATGTGCTGGAGTTCAACATTtgtaaacaatttaaatacCGAGATCCAAGCAGATTGTGGTGTAATAGCAAcaatttaaccaaaattatagGATTAAttttaaggataattaatgaattGGATAAGGctcattattattataataaagaaaagaaccCTTCGATTTAATTTAGAGGATAATGAAACGGATGGGGCTTTGGCAAAACCAGAAAAACAGTCGAAACCACAAATTAGACAAAGTGGATGGCCTCCTCATTTAGAGGATAATTATAAATGGATAAGGCTAATAACCCATGCAATAATAATAttgataataaatattaatctatttttttcctataacagcacttttttcttctataaaCTTTGGTATTATGTAATTTaacaaaacaaattaaaactttaattgTTCTTTCCTCCCCACCCATAGTCAATTTGCAAATGAATATGAGGCACAAGTTTCTGGATAAAATGGGGCCATGCTGCTGATCTACTGCAGGTATAAAACAATTATGGCTTTCCCTACTGAGTTCCTCAAGTTTTTGATATGATCccaaaatgatgatgatgatgaaaatttaatataataataaatttgtagTGGATGGCAATGGCTGGCTATTCTTGGGCCAGACTTGTGAATTGTTAcgttattattatattatataatgatGCTATATAAATCTAAGCAAATTATACTTTCTCCAAACAAAAGATGAAGAATGCACCGGAGAAGGAAAGTTTCCTTAAAATGACAATATCATTGCTGATTAGATTTAATTGTTTTGCTTCCTATTGAACAATTGATTGGTGACTTTGTTTGCCATTTTTATATACTTCAGTTAGGGAAAAATTAAGTACCATCTTACCCGCTTTATTGCTCCTGTAGAACTACATTCCCATCATGTTTTTCAAGTGGGGTTTGTTTTAATTGGATAAAAGAGATTTTAATTCAACTCTTAAAATTGAGATACatacatttattattaaattaaatatttaaatatatattttctaagcattacataataatataataatgtgCATCTAGGTTGTTGGGTTTTAATCCCTCTAGGTCGAGATTCTCTACTACTCTTCatcctttaatttttaatatatttacatCACAGTTCAAAAATGTACATCGTATCCAAATACAAATTGTGTACTctacacatatatataaatgatgatgataaaaCTTATTAcaacctaaaaattaaccacaaaatataaatgaaaGATAATTCGAACCCGATCTCTCAATCCtaaaattgtaattaatgAAGATAAAAAGGTTCCTAacataaagaattaaaatatatatatatatatatatatatatattcgttatcaataaagtaaatccacgtataaaatatattatgacTAGCTAGCGGCGTTACATGGATTATTTCTGCCGTTGGCAGATGGGGACCCCGACGTGATTAgcaaagtaaagaaaaaaggtcAAGAAATTCTACCTTTCGTTAATAAGGAAGCAAAGTGGTGAAACTGTAGTTTTGGTATGTCGGGTTCATGTCGTCAACTTAGCATGTAAAACGATAAGTGCGTGCGTGATTTTCAGTTCATGcatcattatttcttttcatattttattccaaaggAACTGATAATTACTTTATCACTTTTGAAAGCAACCATGCAGTAGAATTTATGTTGTGTTAAATCGAATATCTTCT from Theobroma cacao cultivar B97-61/B2 chromosome 5, Criollo_cocoa_genome_V2, whole genome shotgun sequence carries:
- the LOC18599311 gene encoding probable protein phosphatase 2C 33, which translates into the protein MGSCLSAESRSPLPGSPSSPHLPNMRRRGSRKRLGSRNSSFDYRKEEPLHRIPGRLFLNGSSDVASLFTQQGKKGTNQDAMIVWENFGSRTDTVFCGVFDGHGPYGHMVAKRVRDHLPLKLCAHWEVSISSEDVLREISLNTAGSMNSEDTTFVSADEESRASVDLEETEKHPEIFQALKESFLKAFKVMDRELRMHANIDCFCSGTTAVTLVKQGPYLVIGNVGDSRAVLGTRDKDNSLTAVQLTVDLKPNLPAEAERIRKCKGRVFALQDEPEVARVWLPNNDSPGLAMARAFGDFCLKDFGLISVPEISYWRLSEKDEFIVLATDGIWDVLSNKEVVDIVASAPARSSAARALVESAVRAWRYKYPTSKVDDCAVVCLFLDSNSNNLSTAFNAKPKVQPTSMDQIDNDNEKDNNLAVLTSLDRSGTVRTGEEVLPGVNEDSSKQEEMNSELGIDWSALEGVSRVNTLLNLPRFVPGEEDKKAAGGTKARK